The following proteins come from a genomic window of Amaranthus tricolor cultivar Red isolate AtriRed21 chromosome 14, ASM2621246v1, whole genome shotgun sequence:
- the LOC130799435 gene encoding uncharacterized protein LOC130799435, which produces MDSRNSVTEHSDKQQTLWTLLSTNQRHLDIERDCNVISLHGPSHTGPRVSHTNQTRSIKHPHQKIKKFLLGLFGVPGRLFGKYLGFLKVPLIKVVSQRESVHNKGHNHPFVLHQLAVSGRMDMTMEERLGEIEARMHRMMENSLRQFREEMTGVITQNRIDRTPNPNPRPYEDRTIKLDIPEFDGTSHDPAKYIEWEERMEQYFEFRETPMDHQYKLAKVKLIKSAAVWLEGTQKQRLREGRSRINTWGKLKKNMRRKYIPSAYKQQQYIQLNSMKQGSRSVQEYVNEWERTYVLCDINEPEDMRVSRFIAGLREDIRDHLRITPDLTLNTASLHAIDVERFVNRLTATHNKTTRAYNPRNTSSFTTPRKEAQSTGPKNSTTKTEPPINPKDVICFKCNGRGHYKRDCPNARAFTMREWIDIRQNTNPKRMLVSKNGQEEEIDPPSLSDGDGTFWVDEQEKWHTYEGETEEEGGEDLEKIPPEEEHVSLIIRRSFQATPMDKKSDQRENIFQTKCRVQGKVCDLIIDSGSESNCISKQLVDELNLETKPHPHPYLMKWLDNKSSGSVSRQCLVSMTLGTYVDDILCDVLEMDACHLLLGRPWQYDKKTTHNGYTNTYTLRHNGKKKELLPLPPHRAVPPKITKVHVHLMNRRECEKEIQGQGEIYLLVTKEVHEPIPIPHELRSLLDQYKDVFPNELPPGLPPVRGIEHQIDLVPGASLPNKTAYRSNPKETQELQRQVEELMQRGYVRESLSPCAVPTLLVPKKDGTWRMCIDSRSMNNITIKYRFPIPRIDDILDELGGSQWFSKVDLRSGYHQIRMKAGDEWKTAFKTKYGLYEWLVMPFGLTGAPSTFMRLMNEILRPFLGKFIVVYLDDILIYSREKEEHMRHLQQLFEVLRKQRLYAKLEKCNFLLPEVSFLGYVIGKTGVRVDPEKVKAIKEWPTPTTLTQVRSFHGLASFYRRFIKDFSSVLAPVTECTKQGKFEWTPAAQQAFETLKDMMCKAPILKLPDFTKPFELECDASGVGIGAVLVQEGRPVAFFSEKLNDSRLNYSTYDKEFYAIIRAFEHWSHYLRIQPFVLHTDHESLKYINSQHKFSSRHARWVEFMQTFDFSARYKVGKTNIIADALSRKHCMIGILGSKILGFEFIKDQYQTCPDFADIYKLCHDTPQGLFSIHQGYLFKGNKLCIPKLPLRTILVKEVHEGSIAGHYGIQKTLDMLAKHFFWPKMLGTVGKHILKCETCLKAKVTFHKGEYLPLPIAHRPWEHLSLDFMMALPKTKRGKDAIMVVVDRFSKMAHFIACTKTDDAQYIAKLFFAEIVRLHGIPRTLVSDRDSKFLSNFWKSLWKMLGTKLLFSTAYHPQTDGQTEVTNRTLGTILRTLVSTNIREWDLKLCHAEFAYNRAPSRATKHTPFECVYGTNPLLPISLIDLPMCDSKQLEAEELIKQMEAVHKQVHTNLEETNKKYKVQADKHLKARQQIKDGDQVWVYLRKKRFPHLRRNKLQPRAIGPYSVLRKIGNNAFEIQLPTEYNISPIFNIGDLTLHQPTQELGTILSQEGGVDANASGNSDHDNREQEQDSVPNLPSTHKGQRISNDTSHTSNMDLRIRRETGEDHYTTEDSTMGTREPMDSRNSVTEHSDKQQTLWTLLSTNQRHLDIERDCNVISLHGPSHTGPRVLLTNHQEAYNTR; this is translated from the exons ATGGATAGCAGGAACAGTGTAACAGAACATTCTGACAAGCAGCAGACCTTGTGGACCCTCCTGAGCACAAACCAGAGACACCTGGACATTGAGAGAGACTGCAATGTCATCTCACTACATGGGCCTAGCCACACAGGGCCTAGG GTTAGTCATACAAATCAGACACGGAGCATAAAGCACcctcatcagaaaatcaagaagttCCTTCTTGGCCTGTTTGGAGTGCCTGGGCGTTTGTTTGGGAAGTATTTGGGGTTTCTAAAGGTGCCATTGATTAAGGTTGTTAGTCAACGAGAATCAGTGCATAACAAAGGCCATAACCAcccctttgttttgcatcaacttg CTGTCTCTGGTCGAATGGATATGACCATGGAGGAAAGATTGGGAGAAATAGAAGCAAGAATGCATAGGATGATGGAGAATAGTTTGCGTCAGTTTAGAGAAGAGATGACCGGTGTGATTACACAAAACCGAATTGATAGAACACCAAACCCTAATCCTCGACCATACGAAGATAGAACAATCAAATTGGATATACCTGAATTCGATGGAACTTCACATGATCCAGCCAAATACATAGAATGGGAGGAAAGAATGGAACAGTACTTTGAATTTAGGGAAACACCAATGGATCATCAGTATAAGTTGGCTAAGGTAAAATTGATTAAGTCAGCTGCTGTTTGGTTAGAGGGAACACAGAAACAAAGGCTTAGGGAAGGAAGGAGTAGGATCAACACTTGGGGAAAACTCAAGAAGAACATGAGAAGAAAATATATTCCATCTGCctataaacaacaacaatatattCAACTCAATTCCATGAAACAAGGGAGTAGGTCTGTACAAGAGTATGTGAATGAATGGGAAAGAACCTATGTTCTGTGTGACATCAATGAGCCTGAGGACATGAGAGTCAGTAGGTTCATTGCAGGATTGAGAGAGGACATAAGGGACCACTTAAGGATCACACCTGACCTCACGCTGAACACAGCAAGTTTACATGCCATTGATGTTGAGAGATTTGTTAACAGATTAACTGCCACACACAATAAGACCACCAGGGCCTACAACCCTAGGAACACCAGTAGTTTCACCACACCTAGGAAGGAGGCACAGAGCACTGGACCTAAAAACAGTACAACAAAAACAGAGCCCCCCATAAATCCTAAGGATGTGATATGTTTTAAGTGCAATGGAAGAGGACATTACAAGAGGGATTGTCCTAATGCTAGAGCTTTTACCATGAGAGAGTGGATTGACATTAGGCAAAACACCAACCCCAAAAGAATGTTAGTTTCAAAGAATGGACAAGAAGAAGAAATAGACCCACCAAGCCTTAGTGATGGAGATGGTACTTTTTGGGTAGATGAGCAAGAAAAATGGCATACTTATGAAGGGGAGACTGAGGAAGAAGGAGGAGAGGATCTGGAGAAGATACCACCtgaagaagagcatgttagCTTAATCATTAGAAGAAGTTTCCAAGCTACCCCCATGGACAAAAAGTCTGACCAAAGAGAGAATATTTTTCAGACCAAATGTAGGGTACAGGGGAAGGTTTGTGATTTAATCATTGATAGCGGGAGTGAATCTAATTGCATCAGTAAGCAGCTGGTAGATGAGTTAAATTTAGAAACCAAGCCTCACCCACATCCTTACttaatgaaatggttagacaacAAGTCAAGTGGGTCAGTGAGTAGACAGTGTTTAGTGAGCATGACCTTGGGAAcatatgtggatgatattctGTGTGATGTGTTAGAGATGGATGCCTGTCATCTGCTGCTGGGCAGACCATGGCAATATGATAAAAAGACCACACACAATGGTTATACCAACACCTATACCCTTAGGCATAATGGAAAGAAAAAAGAGCTGTTACCCCTGCCCCCACACAGAGCTGTTCCTCCTAAGATTACTAAAGTGCATGTCCATTTAATGAACAGAAGGGAGTGTGAAAAGGAAATCCAAGGTCAAGGAGAGATATACCTTCTGGTTACCAAGGAAGTCCATGAGCCTATACCTATACCACATGAATTGAGAAGCTTGTTGGATCAATATAaggatgtttttcctaatgagtTACCCCCTGGTTTACCACCTGTGAGAGGCATTGAACACCAGATAGATTTGGTACCAGGAGCTAGTTTACCTAATAAGACTGCCTATAGGTCCAACCCTAAGGAAACTCAAGAACTACAAAGACAAGTGGAAGAATTAATGCAAAGGGGATATGTAAGAGAGAGCTTAAGCCCCTGTGCAGTACCCACTCTGTTAGTGCCAAAGAAGGATGGCACATGGAGAATGTGCATTGACAGCCGTAGTATGAACAACATAACCATTAAGTATAGGTTTCCTATACCAagaattgatgatatcttggatGAATTGGGTGGTTCACAGTGGTTCAGTAAGGTGGATCTAAGAAGTGGATATCACCAAATTAGGATGAAAgcaggggatgaatggaaaactgcaTTCAAGACCAAGTATGGGCTATATGAATGGCTTGTGATGCCCTTTGGTTTGACTGGTGCCCCTAGCACATTCATGAGGCTTATGAATGAGATATTGAGACCATTTTTGGGAAAGTTTATAGTTGTCTATCTAGATGATATACTCATTTACAGTAgggaaaaggaagaacacaTGAGACACCTGCAACAATTATTTGAGGTCTTAAGAAAACAGAGACTGTATGCTAAACTAGAGAAATGTAACTTCCTGTTACCTGAGGTTAGTTTCTTGGGTTACGTCATAGGGAAAACAGGAGTTAGAGTGGACCCTGAAAAGGTTAAAGCTATAAAAGAATGGCCTACACCCACTACTCTAACACAAGTAAGATCATTCCATGGGTTGGCATCCTTTTATAGAAGGTTTATAAAGGATTTTAGCTCTGTTTTGGCCCCTGTGACAGAGTGTACTAAGCAAGGAAAGTTTGAGTGGACACCTGCTGCACAGCAAGCATTTGAAACCCTTAAGGACATGATGTGTAAAGCCCCTATTCTCAAGCTACCTGATTTTACCAAACCCTTTGAGCtagaatgtgatgcaagtggagTAGGGATTGGAGCAGTGCTAGTTCAGGAGGGTAGACCAGTAGCTTTTTTCAGTGAAAAGCTCAATGACAGTAGGTTAAATTACTCCACTTATGATAAAGAATTTTATGCTATCATAAGAGCTTTTGAACATTGGTCTCACTACCTTAGAATCCAACCTTTTGTGCTTCACACAGATCATGAGTCCTTAAAATACATAAACAGTCAGCACAAATTCAGCAGTAGACATGCAAGATGGGTAGAGTTTATGCAGACCTTTGACTTCTCAGCTAGGTATAAGGTGGGCAAGACCAATATCATTGCAGATGCCTTGAGTAGGAAACACTGCATGATAGGAATATTAGGATCTAAGATTTTGGGGTTTGAATTCATCAAAGACCAGTACCAGACCTGTCCTGATTTTGCAGATATATATAAACTATGTCATGACACACCACAAGGGTTATTTAGCATACACCAGGGATACTTGTTTAAAGGGAACAAGCTATGCATACCTAAGCTACCTCTTAGAACCATTTTAGTAAAAGAAGTGCATGAAGGAAGCATAGCAGGGCATTATGGGATTCAGAAAACCCTTGACATGTTAGCTAAACATTTCTTTTGGCCAAAGATGCTTGGCACAGTGGGTAAACACATATTAAAATGTGAGACTTGCCTTAAGGCTAAAGTCACTTTTCATAAGGGAGAGTACTTACCTTTACCTATAGCTCACAGACCATGGGAACACTTGAGCCTGGATTTCATGATGGCATTGCCTAAGACTAAGAGAGGAAAGGATGCTATCATGGTGGTAGTAGATAGATTCtctaaaatggctcatttcatAGCATGCACTAAGACTGATGATGCACAATACATAGCCAAACTGTTCTTTGCTGAAATCGTAAGATTGCATGGCATCCCCAGGACTCTTGTCTCTGACAGGGATAGCAAGTTCCTAAGTAACTTTTGGAAATCCTTGTGGAAGATGCTAGGCACTAAGCTTTTGTTTAGTACTGCTTACCATCCGCAAACAGATGGACAAACAGAAGTAACTAATAGAACTTTGGGCACTATACTCAGAACCTTGGTAAGCACAAACATAAGGGAATGGGACCTCAAGTTATGCCATGCTGAATTCGCATACAACAGAGCCCCTAGTCGTGCCACTAAGCATACCCCATTTGAATGTGTGTATGGTACCAACCCTCTACTTCCTATATCACTGATTGATTTACCAATGTGTGACAGCAAACAACTGGAAGCAGAAGAGCTAATCAAGCAAATGGAAGCAGTCCACAAGCAAGTTCATACCAATTTGGAGGAGACTAACAAGAAGTACAAGGTGCAAGCTGACAAGCATTTAAAAGCAAGGCAACAGATTAAGGACGGTGACCAAGTGTGGGTGTATCTCAGGAAGAAAAGGTTTCCACACCTCAGAAGAAATAAGCTACAACCAAGAGCCATAGGGCCATACTCAGTGCTGAGAAAAATTGGGAACAATGCCTTTGAGATCCAGTTACCCACAGAGTATAACATATCCCCTATTTTTAATATAGGAGATCTTACCCTACATCAACCAACTCAAGAATTAGGGACAATTCTTTCCCAAGAAGGAGGggttgatgcaaatgcatcagggAACAGTGACCATGACAATAGGGAACAGGAACAAGACAGTGTTCCCAACTTGCCTTCTACGCATAAAGGTCAAAGGATAAGCAATGATACTTCCCACACATCAAACATGGACCTAAGAATACGAAGAGAAACTGGGGAGGATCATTACACAACAGAAGACAGCACTATGGGAACAAGAGAGCCAATGGATAGCAGGAACAGTGTAACAGAACATTCTGACAAGCAGCAGACCTTGTGGACCCTCCTGAGCACAAACCAGAGACACCTGGACATTGAGAGAGACTGCAATGTCATCTCACTACATGGGCCTAGCCACACAGGGCCTAGGGTCTTACTAACAAACCACCAGGAAGCCTATAATACACGTTGA